A single region of the Camelus dromedarius isolate mCamDro1 chromosome 21, mCamDro1.pat, whole genome shotgun sequence genome encodes:
- the MIA3 gene encoding transport and Golgi organization protein 1 homolog isoform X3, producing the protein MDSVPATVPCVTPSPGDLELLGPLSVLYAALIAKLLELVATLPDDVQPGPDFYGLPWKPVLITAFLGIVSFAIFFWRTVLVVKDRSYQVTEQQISEKVKNIMKENAELVQKLSNYEQKIKESKKHAQETKKQNMILSDEAIKFKDKIKSLEETNEILDDTAKSLRAMLESEREQNAKNEDLISENKKSIEKLKDVISMNASEFSEVQIALNEAKLSEEKVKSECHRVQEENARLKKKKEQLQQEIKDWSKSHAELSEQIKSFEKSQKDLELALTHKDDNINALSNCITQLNRLDCESESEGQNKGGNESDELANGEVGGDRSEKVKNQIKQMMDISRTQTAISVVEEDLKLLQFKLRASMSTKCNLEDQIKKLEEDRNSLQSAKAELEDECKTLRQKVEILNELYQQKEMALQKKLSQEEYERQEREQRLSAADEKAVLAAEEVKTYKRRIEEMEDELQKTERSFKNQIATHEKKAHDNWLKARAAERAIAEEKREAANLRHKLLELTQKMAMLQEEPVIVKPMPGRPSAQNPPRRGPLSQNGSFGPSPVSGGECSPPPTADPPTRPLSATLSRREMPRSEYGSMDGPLPRPRWSSEASNKPPASDPESGAAPMMNSSSRSSSPSKVTDEGKPTVPHEPEGPSVPSSTSFAEHPVAVNVAAKGPPPFPGAPFMSPPVGGPLPPAIRYGPPPQLCGPFGPRPLPPPFGPVLRPPLGLREYAPGIPPGKRDLPLDPREFLPGHAPFRPLGPLGPREYFIPGTRLPPPAHGPQDFPPAPRDLPPSGSRDEPPPASQSTSQDCSQALKQSP; encoded by the exons ATGGACTCAGTGCCTGCCACTGTGCCTTGTGTCACCCCTTCCCCGGGGGACCTGGAGCTTCTGGGACCCCTGTCGGTGCTCTACGCGGCCCTTATAGCCAAGCTCCTGGAG CTAGTTGCTACGTTGCCTGATGATGTTCAGCCTGGGCCTGATTTTTATGGACTGCCGTGGAAGCCTGTACTTATCACTGCCTTCTTAGGAATTGTTTCATTTGCCATTTTCTTCTGGAGAACTGTCCTTGTT GTAAAGGATAGATCATATCAAG TCACTGAACAGCAGATTTCTGAGAAAGTGAAGAATATCATGAAAGAAAATGCAGAACTTGTTCAAAAATTGTCAAATTATGAACAGAAg atcAAGGAATCAAAGAAACATGCTcaagaaaccaagaaacaaaacatGATTCTCTCTGATGAAGCAATTAAATTTAAG GATAAAATCAAGTCTCTTGAAGAGACTAATGAAATTCTGGATGACACAGCTAAAAGTCTGCGTGCTATGTTAGAATCTGAGAGAGAACAGAATGCCAAGAATGAGGACTTG atatcagaaaacaagaaatctaTAGAGAAGTTAAAGGATGTTATTTCAATGAATGCCTCAGAATTTTCAGAG GTTCAGATTGCCCTTAATGAAGCTAAACTTAGTGAAGAGAAGGTGAAGTCTGAATGCCATCGGGTTCAGGAAGAAAATGCTAGacttaagaagaagaaagagcag TTACAACAAGAAATCAAAGACTGGAGTAAATCACATGCTGAGCTCAGTGAACAAATCAAATCATTTGAGAAGTCACAAAAAGATCTGGAATTAGCTCTTACTCACAAAGATGATAATATTAAC GCTTTGAGTAACTGCATTACGCAGTTGAATCGGTTAGATTGTGAATCTGAGTCTGAGGGtcaaaataaaggaggaaatgaaTCAGATGAATTAGCAAATGGAGAAGTGGGAG GTGACCGGAGTGAGAAGGTGAAAAATCAGATTAAGCAGATGATGGACATTTCTCgg ACACAAACTGCAATATCGGTAGTTGAAGAGGATCTAAAACTTTTACAGTTTAAGCTTAGAGCCTCGATGTCCACTAAGTGTAACCTGGAAG ACCAGATAAAGAAATTAGAAGAGGATCGCAATTCACTGCAGTCTGCCAAAGCCGAGCTGGAAGATGAGTGCAAAACCCTGCGGCAGAAAGTGGAGATTCTGAATGAGCTCTATCAGCAGAAGGAGATGGCTCTGCAAAA gaaattgaGTCAAGAGGAGTATGAGCGGCAAGAAAGAGAGCAGCGGCTGTCAGCTGCAGATGAAAAGGCAGTTTTGGCGGCAGAGGAAgtaaaaacttacaa GCGGAGAATTGAAGAAATGGAGGATGAATTACAGAAAACAGAGCGCTCATTTAAAAACCAG ATTGCTACTCATGAGAAGAAAGCTCATGATAACtgg cTCAAAGCTCGTGCTGCAGAAAGAGCTATAgctgaagagaaaagagaagctgcCAATTTGAGACACAA ATTATTGGAACTAACCCAAAAGATGGCGATGCTGCAAGAAGAGCCTGTGATTGTGAAACCAATGCCAGGAAGACCCAGTGCACAAAACCCTCCGCGGAGAG GTCCTCTGAGCCAGAATGGCTCCTTTGGCCCATCTCCTGTGAGTGGCGGAGAATGCTCCCCGCCACCGACGGCAGACCCACCCACAAGACCTCTCTCTGCTACACTCAGTCGAAGAGAGATGCCTCGAAGTGAATATG gGTCAATGGACGGGCCTCTGCCTCGTCCTCGATGGTCGTCTGAGGCATCTAACAAGCCCCCTGCCTCAG ATCCAGAGTCTGGTGCAGCTCCCATGATGAACAGCAGCTCAAGGAGCTCTTCCCCCTCAAAGGTGACGGATGAGGGCAAG ccaACTGTTCCTCACGAGCCTGAAGGCCCTTCAGTTCCCAGCAGTACATCTTTCGCTGAGCATCCAGTAGCA GTTAATGTGGCTGCAAAAGGGCCCCCTCCTTTTCCAGGGGCGCCCTTCATGAGCCCCCCTGTGGGAGGCCCTCTACCACCAGCCATTCGATATGGACCACCTCCTCAGCTCTGCGGGCCTTTCGGGCCTCGGCCACTGCCGCCACCCTTTG GTCCTGTTTTGCGTCCACCACTAGGCTTAAGGGAATATGCACCAGGAATTCCACCAGGAAAACGGGACCTGCCTCTCGACCCTCGAGAATTTTTACCAGGACACGCACCTTTTAGACCTTTAGGCCCTCTTGGCCCAAGAGAGTACTTTATCCCTGGTACCCGATTACCACCCCCAGCCCACGGCCCCCAGGATTTTCCACCTGCACCAAGAGACTTACCGCCTTCTGGCTCTAGAGATGAGCCCCCACCTGCCTCGCAAAGCACCAGCCAGGACTGTTCACAGGCTTTAAAACAGAGCCCGTAA
- the MIA3 gene encoding transport and Golgi organization protein 1 homolog isoform X4 — MDSVPATVPCVTPSPGDLELLGPLSVLYAALIAKLLELVATLPDDVQPGPDFYGLPWKPVLITAFLGIVSFAIFFWRTVLVVKDRSYQVTEQQISEKVKNIMKENAELVQKLSNYEQKIKESKKHAQETKKQNMILSDEAIKFKDKIKSLEETNEILDDTAKSLRAMLESEREQNAKNEDLISENKKSIEKLKDVISMNASEFSEVQIALNEAKLSEEKVKSECHRVQEENARLKKKKEQLQQEIKDWSKSHAELSEQIKSFEKSQKDLELALTHKDDNINALSNCITQLNRLDCESESEGQNKGGNESDELANGEVGGDRSEKVKNQIKQMMDISRTQTAISVVEEDLKLLQFKLRASMSTKCNLEDQIKKLEEDRNSLQSAKAELEDECKTLRQKVEILNELYQQKEMALQKKLSQEEYERQEREQRLSAADEKAVLAAEEVKTYKRRIEEMEDELQKTERSFKNQIATHEKKAHDNWLKARAAERAIAEEKREAANLRHKLLELTQKMAMLQEEPVIVKPMPGRPSAQNPPRRGPLSQNGSFGPSPVSGGECSPPPTADPPTRPLSATLSRREMPRSEYGSMDGPLPRPRWSSEASNKPPASDPESGAAPMMNSSSRSSSPSKVTDEGKVNVAAKGPPPFPGAPFMSPPVGGPLPPAIRYGPPPQLCGPFGPRPLPPPFGPVLRPPLGLREYAPGIPPGKRDLPLDPREFLPGHAPFRPLGPLGPREYFIPGTRLPPPAHGPQDFPPAPRDLPPSGSRDEPPPASQSTSQDCSQALKQSP; from the exons ATGGACTCAGTGCCTGCCACTGTGCCTTGTGTCACCCCTTCCCCGGGGGACCTGGAGCTTCTGGGACCCCTGTCGGTGCTCTACGCGGCCCTTATAGCCAAGCTCCTGGAG CTAGTTGCTACGTTGCCTGATGATGTTCAGCCTGGGCCTGATTTTTATGGACTGCCGTGGAAGCCTGTACTTATCACTGCCTTCTTAGGAATTGTTTCATTTGCCATTTTCTTCTGGAGAACTGTCCTTGTT GTAAAGGATAGATCATATCAAG TCACTGAACAGCAGATTTCTGAGAAAGTGAAGAATATCATGAAAGAAAATGCAGAACTTGTTCAAAAATTGTCAAATTATGAACAGAAg atcAAGGAATCAAAGAAACATGCTcaagaaaccaagaaacaaaacatGATTCTCTCTGATGAAGCAATTAAATTTAAG GATAAAATCAAGTCTCTTGAAGAGACTAATGAAATTCTGGATGACACAGCTAAAAGTCTGCGTGCTATGTTAGAATCTGAGAGAGAACAGAATGCCAAGAATGAGGACTTG atatcagaaaacaagaaatctaTAGAGAAGTTAAAGGATGTTATTTCAATGAATGCCTCAGAATTTTCAGAG GTTCAGATTGCCCTTAATGAAGCTAAACTTAGTGAAGAGAAGGTGAAGTCTGAATGCCATCGGGTTCAGGAAGAAAATGCTAGacttaagaagaagaaagagcag TTACAACAAGAAATCAAAGACTGGAGTAAATCACATGCTGAGCTCAGTGAACAAATCAAATCATTTGAGAAGTCACAAAAAGATCTGGAATTAGCTCTTACTCACAAAGATGATAATATTAAC GCTTTGAGTAACTGCATTACGCAGTTGAATCGGTTAGATTGTGAATCTGAGTCTGAGGGtcaaaataaaggaggaaatgaaTCAGATGAATTAGCAAATGGAGAAGTGGGAG GTGACCGGAGTGAGAAGGTGAAAAATCAGATTAAGCAGATGATGGACATTTCTCgg ACACAAACTGCAATATCGGTAGTTGAAGAGGATCTAAAACTTTTACAGTTTAAGCTTAGAGCCTCGATGTCCACTAAGTGTAACCTGGAAG ACCAGATAAAGAAATTAGAAGAGGATCGCAATTCACTGCAGTCTGCCAAAGCCGAGCTGGAAGATGAGTGCAAAACCCTGCGGCAGAAAGTGGAGATTCTGAATGAGCTCTATCAGCAGAAGGAGATGGCTCTGCAAAA gaaattgaGTCAAGAGGAGTATGAGCGGCAAGAAAGAGAGCAGCGGCTGTCAGCTGCAGATGAAAAGGCAGTTTTGGCGGCAGAGGAAgtaaaaacttacaa GCGGAGAATTGAAGAAATGGAGGATGAATTACAGAAAACAGAGCGCTCATTTAAAAACCAG ATTGCTACTCATGAGAAGAAAGCTCATGATAACtgg cTCAAAGCTCGTGCTGCAGAAAGAGCTATAgctgaagagaaaagagaagctgcCAATTTGAGACACAA ATTATTGGAACTAACCCAAAAGATGGCGATGCTGCAAGAAGAGCCTGTGATTGTGAAACCAATGCCAGGAAGACCCAGTGCACAAAACCCTCCGCGGAGAG GTCCTCTGAGCCAGAATGGCTCCTTTGGCCCATCTCCTGTGAGTGGCGGAGAATGCTCCCCGCCACCGACGGCAGACCCACCCACAAGACCTCTCTCTGCTACACTCAGTCGAAGAGAGATGCCTCGAAGTGAATATG gGTCAATGGACGGGCCTCTGCCTCGTCCTCGATGGTCGTCTGAGGCATCTAACAAGCCCCCTGCCTCAG ATCCAGAGTCTGGTGCAGCTCCCATGATGAACAGCAGCTCAAGGAGCTCTTCCCCCTCAAAGGTGACGGATGAGGGCAAG GTTAATGTGGCTGCAAAAGGGCCCCCTCCTTTTCCAGGGGCGCCCTTCATGAGCCCCCCTGTGGGAGGCCCTCTACCACCAGCCATTCGATATGGACCACCTCCTCAGCTCTGCGGGCCTTTCGGGCCTCGGCCACTGCCGCCACCCTTTG GTCCTGTTTTGCGTCCACCACTAGGCTTAAGGGAATATGCACCAGGAATTCCACCAGGAAAACGGGACCTGCCTCTCGACCCTCGAGAATTTTTACCAGGACACGCACCTTTTAGACCTTTAGGCCCTCTTGGCCCAAGAGAGTACTTTATCCCTGGTACCCGATTACCACCCCCAGCCCACGGCCCCCAGGATTTTCCACCTGCACCAAGAGACTTACCGCCTTCTGGCTCTAGAGATGAGCCCCCACCTGCCTCGCAAAGCACCAGCCAGGACTGTTCACAGGCTTTAAAACAGAGCCCGTAA